A region of Procambarus clarkii isolate CNS0578487 chromosome 48, FALCON_Pclarkii_2.0, whole genome shotgun sequence DNA encodes the following proteins:
- the LOC123764761 gene encoding metabotropic glutamate receptor 2 isoform X1, with translation MARMLLIILVGAVGVTWSLDPAPLSLLGDVTIGVVGDLHGRRGSTGGCGGLSSRAVEQVGAAEWALATINNQSYHDYTIGIRIYDACGDPDQALRQTVRLLQDSQPPQPPLLGVVALGPATVVSGTAAPLHAFNTPIIITDARTAHTIIPADNVFTTAPHLTDQLQAVLSAGVRLGGGVMGVHVVSSCSHASQVLKECASRAGLQILSVLQVENEDNMMKDITDFINNEVSFGGIVILLLSAAELNIFSAEVDNQMLIKSKLHWVLSPLDGEPLAVELSEDELRKKLDGALLVEAHSPVIPGFRQYFAAGIHSNTSVVAPLAKQYMEIISHCDPEAVILPSSSSSASSAPCSRLSVEELTKSVSSSPTTATVKAVSSLAAAFRLVQIERCSTGVHCLDVLRHDLHQDILKALLKLSFTVGGGADRIRYTADGRLVNSFTIKHTTSKGLRQVGVYREDTGVVWTPGETLASEKVERGREGRTLGLVSVRENENNSAVRSVLLTHEDYVGRTWAFSVLVVACLGVVVSLYIAVYVALRICDGTLTGSQVLGAVLLLGVMGLYASCVIYVLPPTSITCAVREWVPPMCLALCYGILLAKSMHLRALVSIGVGGEVSQVNLHVSLLFMVSVQAALCMLGHAGGLLTQEEPLIKIGLDGNRQCGQKRIATLATRVYLLLLLFLTLILATVNRKIQRNHNEGQWLLLTSCVSVPVVAVWSVMSYLAPSALEAPTTSVALLVLASVILGLVFIPKMRIIAQQAKDFRHKRMAATASISTIFTQMEEGPFGGVPALQEDLKPLSSNSPRAHHTHRDNSGSIRSSLASQNSYRAAFTNVYGLPQQSPLTTPRQVMRNHICEASHGAYP, from the exons GCGAGAATGTTACTGATAATATTGGTAGGAGCTGTGGGAGTGACTTGGTCGCTGGACCCCGCACCTCTGTCCCTGCTGGGGGACGTTACTATAG gtgttgtgggcgACTTACATGGGCGCCGTGGGTcaactggtgggtgtggtgggttgagCAGCCGGGCAGTGGAGCAGGTGGGCGCTGCAGAGTGGGCCCTCGCTACCATTAACAACCAATCCTACCATGACTACACCATTG GGATACGAATATATGATGCCTGTGGGGACCCTGATCAGGCCTTGAGGCAAACAGTGAGGCTTCTCCAGGACTCTCAACCACCGCAGCCACCTTTACTGG GTGTGGTAGCTCTTGGACCTGCCACAGTAGTATCAGGGACAGCCGCACCATTACACGCTTTCAATACGCCTATCATCATCACTGATGCTCGCACTGCACACACAATTATCCCAGCTGATAATGTCTTCACcactgctccacacctcactgaTCAGTTACAG GCGGTGCTTTCTGCTGGTGTGCGTCTCGGCGGAGGTGTTATGGGTGTGCATGTGGTGTCAAGCTGCAGCCATGCTTCCCAAGTCTTAAAGGAGTGTGCATCAAGAGCAGGACTCCAGATCCTCAGTGTGCTGCAGGTTGAGAATGAAGACAATATGATGAAAGATATAACAGATTTTATAAACAATGAAGTG AGCTTTGGAGGAATTGTAATATTGCTGTTGAGTGCTGCAGAACTAAACATCTTCAGTGCTGAGGTTGATAATCAAATGTTGATAAAGTCCAAGCTTCATTGGGTGCTTTCTCCATTAGATGGAGAACCGCTGGCTGTAGAGTTATCCGAGGATGAG CTAAGGAAAAAGTTGGATGGAGCACtgttggtggaggctcactcgccTGTCATCCCAGGGTTCAGACAGTATTTTGCCGCTGGTATCCACAGTAATACATCAGTGGTTGCTCCACTAGCCAAGCAGTATATGGAGATTATATCCCATTGTGATCCTGAG GCTGTTATTctgccatcatcatcatcatcagcctCATCGGCGCCATGCTCACGCCTGAGCGTAGAGGAGTTAACAAAGTCTGTCAGCAGCTCCCCGACCACAGCCACTGTCAAGGCTGTGTCGTCCCTGGCTGCTGCATTCCGTCTAGTACAGATAGAGAGGTGTTCAACGGGGGTCCACTGTCTAGATGTTCTGCGCCATGATCTTCACCAAG ATATATTAAAGGCACTACTGAAGCTGTCATTTACAGTGGGTGGGGGTGCTGACAGGATTCGTTACACTGCTGATGGTCGTCTTGTTAATTCTTTCACCATCAAGCACACTACTTCAAAAGGTCTACGTCAG GTAGGTGTATACCGTGAGGACACTGGTGTAGTGTGGACCCCTGGGGAGACACTGGCCTCAGAGAAAGTGGAGCGTGGACGAGAGGGAAGAACATTGGGCTTAGTATCTGTCAGAGAGAATGAGAACAACAGTGCTGTTCGGTCTGTTTTGCTAACTCATGAA GACTATGTGGGAAGAACTTGGGCCTTTTCCGTGCTAGTTGTGGCGTGCTTGGGAGTGGTGGTCTCACTCTACATAGCTGTTTATGTGGCTCTGCGTATATGTGATGGAACTCTCACTGGTTCACAG GTTCTTGGTGCAGTGCTGCTGCTGGGGGTGATGGGGCTGTACGCCTCATGTGTGATCTATGTCTTGCCTCCAACGTCCATCACTTGTGCTGTGCGGGAATGGGTGCCACCTATGTGCCTTGCACTCTGCTATGGCATCCTTCTTGCCAAATCAATGCATTTGCGAGCACTGGTGTCTATTGGGGTTGGGGGAGAA GTGTCTCAAGTAAACCTTCATGTTTCCCTGTTGTTTATGGTGAGTGTACAGGCTGCACTGTGTATGCTAGGCCATGCAGGGGGCTTACTCACACAAGAAGAACCCCTGATCAAGATTGGACTGGATGGCAACAGGCAGTGTGGGCAGAAGCGTATAGCCACACTTGCCACTCGCGTCtatctcctcctcctgctgtttCTTACCCTCATCCTAGCCACTGTGAATCGCAAAATACAAAGAAACCATAATGAG GGACAGTGGCTGCTGCTAACTTCGTGCGTGTCTGtccctgtggtggctgtgtggtcagTTATGAGTTATCTTGCACCGTCTGCCTTGGAAGCTCCTACAACCAGTGTGGCATTGTTGGTTCTGGCCTCAGTAATTCTGGGACTCGTATTCATTCCCAAAATGAGGATCATTGCTCAACAGGCCAAAGACTTCAG ACACAAACGAATGGCAGCTACAGCTTCCATCTCCACCATTTTTACGCAAATGGAAGAAGGCCCCTTCGGTGGTGTGCCAGCTCTTCAGGAGGATCTGAAGCCTCTCTCCAGCAACAGCCCTCGAGCTCATCACACTCATCGAGACAATTCAGGGTCAATAAGATCGTCTCTTGCCTCTCAAAACAGCTACAGAGCAGCTTTTACTAATGTCTATGGCTTGCCTCAGCAGTCTCCTCTAACCACTCCCCGCCAGGTTATGAGGAACCATATTTGTGAGGCTTCACATGGAGCTTATCCATGA
- the LOC123764761 gene encoding uncharacterized protein isoform X3 — translation MARMLLIILVGAVGVTWSLDPAPLSLLGDVTIGVVGDLHGRRGSTGGCGGLSSRAVEQVGAAEWALATINNQSYHDYTIGIRIYDACGDPDQALRQTVRLLQDSQPPQPPLLGVVALGPATVVSGTAAPLHAFNTPIIITDARTAHTIIPADNVFTTAPHLTDQLQAVLSAGVRLGGGVMGVHVVSSCSHASQVLKECASRAGLQILSVLQVENEDNMMKDITDFINNEVSFGGIVILLLSAAELNIFSAEVDNQMLIKSKLHWVLSPLDGEPLAVELSEDELRKKLDGALLVEAHSPVIPGFRQYFAAGIHSNTSVVAPLAKQYMEIISHCDPEAVILPSSSSSASSAPCSRLSVEELTKSVSSSPTTATVKAVSSLAAAFRLVQIERCSTGVHCLDVLRHDLHQDILKALLKLSFTVGGGADRIRYTADGRLVNSFTIKHTTSKGLRQDYVGRTWAFSVLVVACLGVVVSLYIAVYVALRICDGTLTGSQVLGAVLLLGVMGLYASCVIYVLPPTSITCAVREWVPPMCLALCYGILLAKSMHLRALVSIGVGGEVSQVNLHVSLLFMVSVQAALCMLGHAGGLLTQEEPLIKIGLDGNRQCGQKRIATLATRVYLLLLLFLTLILATVNRKIQRNHNEGQWLLLTSCVSVPVVAVWSVMSYLAPSALEAPTTSVALLVLASVILGLVFIPKMRIIAQQAKDFRHKRMAATASISTIFTQMEEGPFGGVPALQEDLKPLSSNSPRAHHTHRDNSGSIRSSLASQNSYRAAFTNVYGLPQQSPLTTPRQVMRNHICEASHGAYP, via the exons GCGAGAATGTTACTGATAATATTGGTAGGAGCTGTGGGAGTGACTTGGTCGCTGGACCCCGCACCTCTGTCCCTGCTGGGGGACGTTACTATAG gtgttgtgggcgACTTACATGGGCGCCGTGGGTcaactggtgggtgtggtgggttgagCAGCCGGGCAGTGGAGCAGGTGGGCGCTGCAGAGTGGGCCCTCGCTACCATTAACAACCAATCCTACCATGACTACACCATTG GGATACGAATATATGATGCCTGTGGGGACCCTGATCAGGCCTTGAGGCAAACAGTGAGGCTTCTCCAGGACTCTCAACCACCGCAGCCACCTTTACTGG GTGTGGTAGCTCTTGGACCTGCCACAGTAGTATCAGGGACAGCCGCACCATTACACGCTTTCAATACGCCTATCATCATCACTGATGCTCGCACTGCACACACAATTATCCCAGCTGATAATGTCTTCACcactgctccacacctcactgaTCAGTTACAG GCGGTGCTTTCTGCTGGTGTGCGTCTCGGCGGAGGTGTTATGGGTGTGCATGTGGTGTCAAGCTGCAGCCATGCTTCCCAAGTCTTAAAGGAGTGTGCATCAAGAGCAGGACTCCAGATCCTCAGTGTGCTGCAGGTTGAGAATGAAGACAATATGATGAAAGATATAACAGATTTTATAAACAATGAAGTG AGCTTTGGAGGAATTGTAATATTGCTGTTGAGTGCTGCAGAACTAAACATCTTCAGTGCTGAGGTTGATAATCAAATGTTGATAAAGTCCAAGCTTCATTGGGTGCTTTCTCCATTAGATGGAGAACCGCTGGCTGTAGAGTTATCCGAGGATGAG CTAAGGAAAAAGTTGGATGGAGCACtgttggtggaggctcactcgccTGTCATCCCAGGGTTCAGACAGTATTTTGCCGCTGGTATCCACAGTAATACATCAGTGGTTGCTCCACTAGCCAAGCAGTATATGGAGATTATATCCCATTGTGATCCTGAG GCTGTTATTctgccatcatcatcatcatcagcctCATCGGCGCCATGCTCACGCCTGAGCGTAGAGGAGTTAACAAAGTCTGTCAGCAGCTCCCCGACCACAGCCACTGTCAAGGCTGTGTCGTCCCTGGCTGCTGCATTCCGTCTAGTACAGATAGAGAGGTGTTCAACGGGGGTCCACTGTCTAGATGTTCTGCGCCATGATCTTCACCAAG ATATATTAAAGGCACTACTGAAGCTGTCATTTACAGTGGGTGGGGGTGCTGACAGGATTCGTTACACTGCTGATGGTCGTCTTGTTAATTCTTTCACCATCAAGCACACTACTTCAAAAGGTCTACGTCAG GACTATGTGGGAAGAACTTGGGCCTTTTCCGTGCTAGTTGTGGCGTGCTTGGGAGTGGTGGTCTCACTCTACATAGCTGTTTATGTGGCTCTGCGTATATGTGATGGAACTCTCACTGGTTCACAG GTTCTTGGTGCAGTGCTGCTGCTGGGGGTGATGGGGCTGTACGCCTCATGTGTGATCTATGTCTTGCCTCCAACGTCCATCACTTGTGCTGTGCGGGAATGGGTGCCACCTATGTGCCTTGCACTCTGCTATGGCATCCTTCTTGCCAAATCAATGCATTTGCGAGCACTGGTGTCTATTGGGGTTGGGGGAGAA GTGTCTCAAGTAAACCTTCATGTTTCCCTGTTGTTTATGGTGAGTGTACAGGCTGCACTGTGTATGCTAGGCCATGCAGGGGGCTTACTCACACAAGAAGAACCCCTGATCAAGATTGGACTGGATGGCAACAGGCAGTGTGGGCAGAAGCGTATAGCCACACTTGCCACTCGCGTCtatctcctcctcctgctgtttCTTACCCTCATCCTAGCCACTGTGAATCGCAAAATACAAAGAAACCATAATGAG GGACAGTGGCTGCTGCTAACTTCGTGCGTGTCTGtccctgtggtggctgtgtggtcagTTATGAGTTATCTTGCACCGTCTGCCTTGGAAGCTCCTACAACCAGTGTGGCATTGTTGGTTCTGGCCTCAGTAATTCTGGGACTCGTATTCATTCCCAAAATGAGGATCATTGCTCAACAGGCCAAAGACTTCAG ACACAAACGAATGGCAGCTACAGCTTCCATCTCCACCATTTTTACGCAAATGGAAGAAGGCCCCTTCGGTGGTGTGCCAGCTCTTCAGGAGGATCTGAAGCCTCTCTCCAGCAACAGCCCTCGAGCTCATCACACTCATCGAGACAATTCAGGGTCAATAAGATCGTCTCTTGCCTCTCAAAACAGCTACAGAGCAGCTTTTACTAATGTCTATGGCTTGCCTCAGCAGTCTCCTCTAACCACTCCCCGCCAGGTTATGAGGAACCATATTTGTGAGGCTTCACATGGAGCTTATCCATGA
- the LOC123764761 gene encoding metabotropic glutamate receptor 2 isoform X4 gives MARMLLIILVGAVGVTWSLDPAPLSLLGDVTIGVVGDLHGRRGSTGGCGGLSSRAVEQVGAAEWALATINNQSYHDYTIGIRIYDACGDPDQALRQTVRLLQDSQPPQPPLLGVVALGPATVVSGTAAPLHAFNTPIIITDARTAHTIIPADNVFTTAPHLTDQLQAVLSAGVRLGGGVMGVHVVSSCSHASQVLKECASRAGLQILSVLQVENEDNMMKDITDFINNEVSFGGIVILLLSAAELNIFSAEVDNQMLIKSKLHWVLSPLDGEPLAVELSEDELRKKLDGALLVEAHSPVIPGFRQYFAAGIHSNTSVVAPLAKQYMEIISHCDPEAVILPSSSSSASSAPCSRLSVEELTKSVSSSPTTATVKAVSSLAAAFRLVQIERCSTGVHCLDVLRHDLHQDILKALLKLSFTVGGGADRIRYTADGRLVNSFTIKHTTSKGLRQVGVYREDTGVVWTPGETLASEKVERGREGRTLGLVSVRENENNSAVRSVLLTHEDYVGRTWAFSVLVVACLGVVVSLYIAVYVALRICDGTLTGSQVLGAVLLLGVMGLYASCVIYVLPPTSITCAVREWVPPMCLALCYGILLAKSMHLRALVSIGVGGEVSQVNLHVSLLFMVSVQAALCMLGHAGGLLTQEEPLIKIGLDGNRQCGQKRIATLATRVYLLLLLFLTLILATVNRKIQRNHNEGQWLLLTSCVSVPVVAVWSVMSYLAPSALEAPTTSVALLVLASVILGLVFIPKMRIIAQQAKDFRYCTSS, from the exons GCGAGAATGTTACTGATAATATTGGTAGGAGCTGTGGGAGTGACTTGGTCGCTGGACCCCGCACCTCTGTCCCTGCTGGGGGACGTTACTATAG gtgttgtgggcgACTTACATGGGCGCCGTGGGTcaactggtgggtgtggtgggttgagCAGCCGGGCAGTGGAGCAGGTGGGCGCTGCAGAGTGGGCCCTCGCTACCATTAACAACCAATCCTACCATGACTACACCATTG GGATACGAATATATGATGCCTGTGGGGACCCTGATCAGGCCTTGAGGCAAACAGTGAGGCTTCTCCAGGACTCTCAACCACCGCAGCCACCTTTACTGG GTGTGGTAGCTCTTGGACCTGCCACAGTAGTATCAGGGACAGCCGCACCATTACACGCTTTCAATACGCCTATCATCATCACTGATGCTCGCACTGCACACACAATTATCCCAGCTGATAATGTCTTCACcactgctccacacctcactgaTCAGTTACAG GCGGTGCTTTCTGCTGGTGTGCGTCTCGGCGGAGGTGTTATGGGTGTGCATGTGGTGTCAAGCTGCAGCCATGCTTCCCAAGTCTTAAAGGAGTGTGCATCAAGAGCAGGACTCCAGATCCTCAGTGTGCTGCAGGTTGAGAATGAAGACAATATGATGAAAGATATAACAGATTTTATAAACAATGAAGTG AGCTTTGGAGGAATTGTAATATTGCTGTTGAGTGCTGCAGAACTAAACATCTTCAGTGCTGAGGTTGATAATCAAATGTTGATAAAGTCCAAGCTTCATTGGGTGCTTTCTCCATTAGATGGAGAACCGCTGGCTGTAGAGTTATCCGAGGATGAG CTAAGGAAAAAGTTGGATGGAGCACtgttggtggaggctcactcgccTGTCATCCCAGGGTTCAGACAGTATTTTGCCGCTGGTATCCACAGTAATACATCAGTGGTTGCTCCACTAGCCAAGCAGTATATGGAGATTATATCCCATTGTGATCCTGAG GCTGTTATTctgccatcatcatcatcatcagcctCATCGGCGCCATGCTCACGCCTGAGCGTAGAGGAGTTAACAAAGTCTGTCAGCAGCTCCCCGACCACAGCCACTGTCAAGGCTGTGTCGTCCCTGGCTGCTGCATTCCGTCTAGTACAGATAGAGAGGTGTTCAACGGGGGTCCACTGTCTAGATGTTCTGCGCCATGATCTTCACCAAG ATATATTAAAGGCACTACTGAAGCTGTCATTTACAGTGGGTGGGGGTGCTGACAGGATTCGTTACACTGCTGATGGTCGTCTTGTTAATTCTTTCACCATCAAGCACACTACTTCAAAAGGTCTACGTCAG GTAGGTGTATACCGTGAGGACACTGGTGTAGTGTGGACCCCTGGGGAGACACTGGCCTCAGAGAAAGTGGAGCGTGGACGAGAGGGAAGAACATTGGGCTTAGTATCTGTCAGAGAGAATGAGAACAACAGTGCTGTTCGGTCTGTTTTGCTAACTCATGAA GACTATGTGGGAAGAACTTGGGCCTTTTCCGTGCTAGTTGTGGCGTGCTTGGGAGTGGTGGTCTCACTCTACATAGCTGTTTATGTGGCTCTGCGTATATGTGATGGAACTCTCACTGGTTCACAG GTTCTTGGTGCAGTGCTGCTGCTGGGGGTGATGGGGCTGTACGCCTCATGTGTGATCTATGTCTTGCCTCCAACGTCCATCACTTGTGCTGTGCGGGAATGGGTGCCACCTATGTGCCTTGCACTCTGCTATGGCATCCTTCTTGCCAAATCAATGCATTTGCGAGCACTGGTGTCTATTGGGGTTGGGGGAGAA GTGTCTCAAGTAAACCTTCATGTTTCCCTGTTGTTTATGGTGAGTGTACAGGCTGCACTGTGTATGCTAGGCCATGCAGGGGGCTTACTCACACAAGAAGAACCCCTGATCAAGATTGGACTGGATGGCAACAGGCAGTGTGGGCAGAAGCGTATAGCCACACTTGCCACTCGCGTCtatctcctcctcctgctgtttCTTACCCTCATCCTAGCCACTGTGAATCGCAAAATACAAAGAAACCATAATGAG GGACAGTGGCTGCTGCTAACTTCGTGCGTGTCTGtccctgtggtggctgtgtggtcagTTATGAGTTATCTTGCACCGTCTGCCTTGGAAGCTCCTACAACCAGTGTGGCATTGTTGGTTCTGGCCTCAGTAATTCTGGGACTCGTATTCATTCCCAAAATGAGGATCATTGCTCAACAGGCCAAAGACTTCAG gtACTGTACATCGAGTTGA
- the LOC123764761 gene encoding metabotropic glutamate receptor 2 isoform X2, with protein sequence MEPPTRQNRVVGDLHGRRGSTGGCGGLSSRAVEQVGAAEWALATINNQSYHDYTIGIRIYDACGDPDQALRQTVRLLQDSQPPQPPLLGVVALGPATVVSGTAAPLHAFNTPIIITDARTAHTIIPADNVFTTAPHLTDQLQAVLSAGVRLGGGVMGVHVVSSCSHASQVLKECASRAGLQILSVLQVENEDNMMKDITDFINNEVSFGGIVILLLSAAELNIFSAEVDNQMLIKSKLHWVLSPLDGEPLAVELSEDELRKKLDGALLVEAHSPVIPGFRQYFAAGIHSNTSVVAPLAKQYMEIISHCDPEAVILPSSSSSASSAPCSRLSVEELTKSVSSSPTTATVKAVSSLAAAFRLVQIERCSTGVHCLDVLRHDLHQDILKALLKLSFTVGGGADRIRYTADGRLVNSFTIKHTTSKGLRQVGVYREDTGVVWTPGETLASEKVERGREGRTLGLVSVRENENNSAVRSVLLTHEDYVGRTWAFSVLVVACLGVVVSLYIAVYVALRICDGTLTGSQVLGAVLLLGVMGLYASCVIYVLPPTSITCAVREWVPPMCLALCYGILLAKSMHLRALVSIGVGGEVSQVNLHVSLLFMVSVQAALCMLGHAGGLLTQEEPLIKIGLDGNRQCGQKRIATLATRVYLLLLLFLTLILATVNRKIQRNHNEGQWLLLTSCVSVPVVAVWSVMSYLAPSALEAPTTSVALLVLASVILGLVFIPKMRIIAQQAKDFRHKRMAATASISTIFTQMEEGPFGGVPALQEDLKPLSSNSPRAHHTHRDNSGSIRSSLASQNSYRAAFTNVYGLPQQSPLTTPRQVMRNHICEASHGAYP encoded by the exons atggaacccccTACCCGCCAAAacc gtgttgtgggcgACTTACATGGGCGCCGTGGGTcaactggtgggtgtggtgggttgagCAGCCGGGCAGTGGAGCAGGTGGGCGCTGCAGAGTGGGCCCTCGCTACCATTAACAACCAATCCTACCATGACTACACCATTG GGATACGAATATATGATGCCTGTGGGGACCCTGATCAGGCCTTGAGGCAAACAGTGAGGCTTCTCCAGGACTCTCAACCACCGCAGCCACCTTTACTGG GTGTGGTAGCTCTTGGACCTGCCACAGTAGTATCAGGGACAGCCGCACCATTACACGCTTTCAATACGCCTATCATCATCACTGATGCTCGCACTGCACACACAATTATCCCAGCTGATAATGTCTTCACcactgctccacacctcactgaTCAGTTACAG GCGGTGCTTTCTGCTGGTGTGCGTCTCGGCGGAGGTGTTATGGGTGTGCATGTGGTGTCAAGCTGCAGCCATGCTTCCCAAGTCTTAAAGGAGTGTGCATCAAGAGCAGGACTCCAGATCCTCAGTGTGCTGCAGGTTGAGAATGAAGACAATATGATGAAAGATATAACAGATTTTATAAACAATGAAGTG AGCTTTGGAGGAATTGTAATATTGCTGTTGAGTGCTGCAGAACTAAACATCTTCAGTGCTGAGGTTGATAATCAAATGTTGATAAAGTCCAAGCTTCATTGGGTGCTTTCTCCATTAGATGGAGAACCGCTGGCTGTAGAGTTATCCGAGGATGAG CTAAGGAAAAAGTTGGATGGAGCACtgttggtggaggctcactcgccTGTCATCCCAGGGTTCAGACAGTATTTTGCCGCTGGTATCCACAGTAATACATCAGTGGTTGCTCCACTAGCCAAGCAGTATATGGAGATTATATCCCATTGTGATCCTGAG GCTGTTATTctgccatcatcatcatcatcagcctCATCGGCGCCATGCTCACGCCTGAGCGTAGAGGAGTTAACAAAGTCTGTCAGCAGCTCCCCGACCACAGCCACTGTCAAGGCTGTGTCGTCCCTGGCTGCTGCATTCCGTCTAGTACAGATAGAGAGGTGTTCAACGGGGGTCCACTGTCTAGATGTTCTGCGCCATGATCTTCACCAAG ATATATTAAAGGCACTACTGAAGCTGTCATTTACAGTGGGTGGGGGTGCTGACAGGATTCGTTACACTGCTGATGGTCGTCTTGTTAATTCTTTCACCATCAAGCACACTACTTCAAAAGGTCTACGTCAG GTAGGTGTATACCGTGAGGACACTGGTGTAGTGTGGACCCCTGGGGAGACACTGGCCTCAGAGAAAGTGGAGCGTGGACGAGAGGGAAGAACATTGGGCTTAGTATCTGTCAGAGAGAATGAGAACAACAGTGCTGTTCGGTCTGTTTTGCTAACTCATGAA GACTATGTGGGAAGAACTTGGGCCTTTTCCGTGCTAGTTGTGGCGTGCTTGGGAGTGGTGGTCTCACTCTACATAGCTGTTTATGTGGCTCTGCGTATATGTGATGGAACTCTCACTGGTTCACAG GTTCTTGGTGCAGTGCTGCTGCTGGGGGTGATGGGGCTGTACGCCTCATGTGTGATCTATGTCTTGCCTCCAACGTCCATCACTTGTGCTGTGCGGGAATGGGTGCCACCTATGTGCCTTGCACTCTGCTATGGCATCCTTCTTGCCAAATCAATGCATTTGCGAGCACTGGTGTCTATTGGGGTTGGGGGAGAA GTGTCTCAAGTAAACCTTCATGTTTCCCTGTTGTTTATGGTGAGTGTACAGGCTGCACTGTGTATGCTAGGCCATGCAGGGGGCTTACTCACACAAGAAGAACCCCTGATCAAGATTGGACTGGATGGCAACAGGCAGTGTGGGCAGAAGCGTATAGCCACACTTGCCACTCGCGTCtatctcctcctcctgctgtttCTTACCCTCATCCTAGCCACTGTGAATCGCAAAATACAAAGAAACCATAATGAG GGACAGTGGCTGCTGCTAACTTCGTGCGTGTCTGtccctgtggtggctgtgtggtcagTTATGAGTTATCTTGCACCGTCTGCCTTGGAAGCTCCTACAACCAGTGTGGCATTGTTGGTTCTGGCCTCAGTAATTCTGGGACTCGTATTCATTCCCAAAATGAGGATCATTGCTCAACAGGCCAAAGACTTCAG ACACAAACGAATGGCAGCTACAGCTTCCATCTCCACCATTTTTACGCAAATGGAAGAAGGCCCCTTCGGTGGTGTGCCAGCTCTTCAGGAGGATCTGAAGCCTCTCTCCAGCAACAGCCCTCGAGCTCATCACACTCATCGAGACAATTCAGGGTCAATAAGATCGTCTCTTGCCTCTCAAAACAGCTACAGAGCAGCTTTTACTAATGTCTATGGCTTGCCTCAGCAGTCTCCTCTAACCACTCCCCGCCAGGTTATGAGGAACCATATTTGTGAGGCTTCACATGGAGCTTATCCATGA